The segment GCCTCCAGTAACGCCGTCTTCCACGCTCTGCAAAGCAAACCCATCAGACCTTGAGGAGGGAGTTTGGGAGATTGGGCCCCTAGCTGTTAAGACTTTTGTCCTCAACACAGCCTCAGCCCCAGTCTCCTGTAAAGGGGGGAGGTCCCCTTGACCCCCTTGGGTAGGCAaaacccctctcccaccccagtcACACAGACAGAGCCCTCATTTGAGCTGGAGGCTCCTAATTCATTCTTAGTCCACAGACTTCCCCTCTTCCAGCTTCCCCGTCTAGACACTAGACAGCTGGGCTTGGGTGGTCTCTTCGGGGCCTTCGGATTCTGGCATGCTTGGGCTGGTTCTCTAGCTGCAGCTCACCTCCACACCCCaaacctacacacacacagttccCCAACGCTCTGACCCCAGAGCCCTGTGAGGGCCGAGTGGACACAGGACAATCAGGCCTTTGTTGGTTGCCATGGCACCTGGCTAGGGTGGACAAGGCGGCTCTGTGCTTTGTCGGGCCAGAGCTCAgcttcccccactcccacacaCCCCATCTCTTTCACTCTCCTACAATGCAAAGGCCTACTGACCCCTCGGCCCGAGGGTAGGAAGGGAAAGAATGTGAGTAAGCAGACACACCCGGCCTCACAGTGTGGATCCGCATCGGACACTGGCATGTCTCTGCAACACAGTGGGCTGCCTCTGTGAGGAGGGGCAGGGTCTCCACCTCAGATCAAAGGCCACCCACTAAGGCATCTCCTCAGGAGGCAGTGGCAAGGGAGGTCCTTTACGGATGCCACAGGGTTGTCTGTTCCTTTGTATCACCCCCAAGTGAGGgttcatctcagagcctgctaaATACATGACCCTGTATGATCAAGGACCACACACCTGAGGCCGGTGTGCCCACTCCTCCCTCCATAGTCCCGGGTTCCATCACAGGGTGATGTGAGGACTTTTCTGGGTACCACACCAATCACCACGAGCCATTCAAATCCACTCTGCCCAACCTCTTCCCTGTTGACTGATCTTTGTCCCTTCTTCCTACACTTTGGGAATCAGAAGGCCCAGTGAGGAGGAGGCATCCGGTTACGTTCCCCAAGACCTCTCCCTATCCTCTCCTGAGAGGACTTACACGGCATCGTCCTTGGTCTCTGCGCACAGATACAGGCGGGAGCCCTCCCGGAGGTTCACAATCAGCAGGCCGTCTCGGCTCCGGCCCTCTGGGGGCTGCACATctagagacagacacacacatatgggGTTTCCAAGGGGCACAGGCCCCAGTAAACCAGAAACAAGAATAGGGACGGACCTCCAGGTCCTGTTTATTGGCCATTGCCAACCTCCTCTGATCTCACACACTTTCTCTGGGATTCTGCTTTACTCTTCAGAGCCTTTCAACCTTTCCACGTTGCCTATTGCCATAGTTAGACATCTATCAGTTACTCTGTTATAACTGTGGCCTGAGCCCTGGTTGAGGAGATTTGCTCTGTGACTCTGggccagtcacttaacctctctgatcctccttatctcttttcatctttatcCAGTTTCTAGCACCCAGAGGGCAGGAACCTTGTCTGACTTGCCTCTGTGACCCCAGCATAGGACCCAGGCCCAGCACAGGGTAGGAACTCAATAAGGAACCGCTATCTTAATTCAAACCCACATGAGTTGGAGTTGAGAGACCCAGAAGCAATGTCTATGGAAGCCCTCTGAAGCTGGCAAGAGCCTCATGCGGATGTTATCAGACAGACACAACGGGAGGGCCATGGACATAGTCACAGTGCCAGAGGGAAAAGGGCTTCTCACCGTGGCACTCTTGGCCGATCTTTATGCTGCGGACATTGAACTGGATGAGCACGCGATCCTCCTCGTCCTGTGCAGTCTCATCATGGTAGTAGCCCAGGGTCCCATCCAGCCACAAGGCAAACCAGTTTCGCTTCCAGCGGCGGAGGATGGAGCCTGTGCAATAGTTCACATTTGCTAGGCAGGCTGATTTCAGAGCCTGCTAGGGGGCAGGAGCCCTGGACGGGCTCCCAGAATCCCCTCACCCGCAGCTCCCAGTGTTATAACCATGCCTTTCTTGTCTATCTACCCCCTGAAATGATGGCAGAACCTCTTTCTGCCTTGCTCACCCAGTGCCTCCCTATGTGCCTATGGGCCTAACACAGCAGAGGCTCCATAAATGTGTTGAATGGTAAATGAATGACCAGATTCCTTCCTTGGGGGCTTCCAAGGCCAAGCCCCAAGTTTCAAGGGCAAAGGCCTCTTCCTACCCTGAGCCTCCATCTAATCCCTTATCTTGCACTTGTGTGACAGTTGTTTCTGTAGTGTCAGCCTCTTCTACCAGACTGGGGTGTCCACAGCTCCCCACCCTGGACTTGGCACCCAGCAGGACCTGGGTTCAGTGTTTGCTGAATTGAATGAACTGAGAATGGGTCATGGGGTGTTGGAGAACTCCTAACCCAGGAGAGCTCTTCTTCAGATCATGATTCTAGTCAGAGGTGGATCTGGAAGCCTGAGCCCTACCTTTAGACATTTTACGACTGAAAATCTTAACAGAAAAGGCAAAGTCATAAAGAAGCTTCTTAAGGCTTTACAGATCCCAAAGCATAGAGGCGTTTCCATATTATTCTGAACCTCGTTCCATGGCCAGCCCTGGCTAGTGCTGTGGATATGCAGAGCATCAAACCCAGTCCATGCCCTcgaggagctcacagtctggggTCAGTATGGAGTGGGGGAGTGGTAAGACCCATAGATGAAGGCAGTTACATTATAGGGGGATCCGTGCTATAACAGAGGTATGCACTGGGAACAGTGTAGGGAGCCTCTAACCCAGCTTGGTGCTACAGCAGAGGCAGAGTGGAGGTTAGAGGAaaagtcagagaaggcttctccCAAAAGGGGACATTTTCCAAGCAGTCAGAAATAGGAAGGACACTCCAAGCAGAGGAAAGAGtataaacaaaggagaaagggTAAAAAGGGTCTTGTTTCTTGGGAGAAGGGTTCACTGTGGCACACCTAACAAGCCACTTCCTTCACCCCTGTCCCTGGACAAGGTACACAATGGACAAGGATTTGGCCCAAGGTTACTTACTCTGTCTCCACAGCCAGCCGCCCCTCACCAGGGCCATTTCTTCAAAAGGACTTTCCAGGGTGGAGTCAGGCGGAACCTGTCGGAGGATTCACAGGACACACAAGCCTCATCAGCAGCTCCGGGGCAGCTCCCCAAAGAgaagcccccagccctgccctccctggggaAGCCACTGAGGAAACGTGGAAACATTTAAGGGAGTGTTAGTAAACAAACAAGGGCAAGCCTGCcggtctccttctccttctcggtctccttctccttctcggCTCTAGAAAGATAATGGGAGCACTGTCCTCGTGGGGTCAGCAGGGCAGCCACCCGttgtgcgggggtgggggtcaggagcCTGGATTCCAATCTCAGCTCCATAACCTTTGCCATGTCCCTTCTCTCTGGCTTCTGTTTCTAGATTTGTGTCTATGAGGCAAGTAGAGGCTGGAGTGGGGAACAGTTATGTTGGAAACCCTGGGATTTTGAAATGCTGGCAGCGCAGAATATTATATTAGAATCATGACAATGAATGAGggactttcatgataaaaaaaaagcttCCCTCCCATTTGAATCTCACCTGAGCCGTTTACAAAGTGTGTAAAATAATAGTTCAATAGCTTCTATTATTGACTGAGCATTATATGCTGGATATGCTTCTCAGTGCTTTTGTCTATTATCTCATTGAAACCTCACGAAAATCCTTGTTACTCCCAGAAAACAGGCCTGGAGAAGTTCAACCACTTACGCAGATCCCCTCGATTAGTAAACAGAGGAGCCAGCATTCACACCCAGCAGTCCCAGCTTCTAACCATTACAACAGTAGGAGCTTTTAAAACTCTCAATACCCAGGTCATACCCCGTAACAATTAAATCAGAAGGTCTGGGGCTGGGACGCAAGCATTGATAGTTTTTAaagatcccaggtgattctaatgtgcagccaagttcTGAAACCACTGCATGTACTATACCACGTCACCTTGTCCCCACTGTAACTCTGTTGGATGGGTAGAATCTTgactcctattttacagatggacaAACTGAGGGACAGCAAACGACTTGTCCGTGTATGTGATGGAGCTTGGACTGGAATCCAGGTTCCCTCTGTTCCTGAGGGCGACTTACTTGCGAATAggtggctctgcccctcccccacctgcttaCACCTGTTGCTGCGTAGCAAGAGCTGGAACACCTGAGCTGGAAGGCCTGGCTTTGTCCCTCCTTCTCctgccactccctcccctctccaaGCCCTACACTGGTCAGACAAAGAGGGTCAGGTGCAAActccctctccagcctcccctTGATGCACCCACCTGTCTACACCTGTGGCGGATGCTGCTGCCAAAACGGCCGCTACTTGATGCTTGCTGTTACCCAACCTGCTGCGCCTGCGCTTTGTGTGCCCCAGAGAGCCTGGGGCATTTCAATACCCGGGCTGCGCCCCGGGCCTGGCTGCCcctgggccccgcccccaggtCCCGCCCCATCTCCTGGGAGGGGATGGGGCGGGGAGAGATGCGCGATCACGAGGCATTCTGGGACTTGTAGTCTGAAGCCTTAGAGCTGGATTGCACAAGGCCTGTCCTGGGTGGAAACCCTGTGTTGACCTGGAGCACAGGTGAGCAGATGCACCTGCAATTTTATTTTGCCAAGACATCTGTGCACTCATTTATCATGAAATACATTTCCTAAGAATCATTAACTCATTCTGTAGAAAAAAGTAAGGTAGCAAGTAAGTAAGCCAGGCTCCTAGTCTTGTCAGGTTTTTTCAATACTCGGtttgtgcctggcactgttctcGATGCTAGTGGAGGGCACAAAGGAGCATCTGACAaggccttccctccttccttccccagcttcCAGTCTGGTGGGGTAGACTAAATGGAAACACAAGTAGAGCACAGGGTATGATTTAACAATGGGAGAAAAGAGTCTGACTTTGCCCAGGAGGTTCAGGAAGGCCTCCCCAGGAGGCTAAAAAGGGTTCTTGAGGGATAAGTAGTTTCCCAGGGGGTAGACCTAAGAGAATCATATGAGCACTGATCAGAAAGTTCAAaagatggggcagctgggtgccCCAGGCAGTTAaatgtctaacttcagctcaggtcatgatctcacagttcatgggttcaagccttgtgtcgggttctcctgacagctcagagcctggagcctgctttggattctgtgtctccctctccctctgcctctcctcagctcgttatctgtctctctctgtctctcaaaaatgaataaacattaaaattttttttttaaaggaaagttcaAAAGAATATGCAGTATTTCAGTGTGTTTGGAAAGTAaagtgcaggggtggggagggcatggGGAGTGGAAAGGGATGAAGCTACAGGTTTTGCAAGGACATAACATGAAGCCTGGGATGACAGGCTCAAGACTTACTTGGGTATTATGACATAGTGACTGgagctttgggggtgggggtttcaAGATGGAGAGTTAGGTGGTTTGATTTGTGGGTAGAAAAGATCTCTCTAGGGCATAGTCAAAAATGATTGAAGGAGGCCCAACTGGAGAAAGAATATTGTTTCTGTATCTACAACCTGGGCTCCTCTTCCAGGATCATTTCCTGAATAGCTTAACCCCACCAAACCCCAACTAAGAGCAGATCCAGGATGTCATTCAGAGAACAGGGATGTCAGGGCCTGAAGGGCTCTTGGTCCTAAACCCCGTCTGAGAGGGGCACCCACCCTGCCCTGGACCCTTCTTCCTGTCCCAGAGACCTGTTCCTTACCGGGGCTGCAGGACTCATGGTTCCTGGGCGGCCAGGGCAGCATTTCCCAGAAGGTTCCTGCAGGGGGTCATTTTCCTGAGCGCCTTAAGAGATAAAGGGATCAGGAAGATGCTACCAAGTGGGAGCCGGAAGGGGGAGGTATGAGGAGGTATACAGATCCTAGAGAAAAATCGTCCTCCCTCTCCAGTCACTCCCCAACCTCCCGGACTGATCTCAGCTGCTGACCTTCATTCAGTTCATTGGGTAACAAATCCTCGGTAATTTGGTTGTGGTCTTGGCCTAGTATCTCTAAGATTCCCGAAGCAGGGGCGGCCCGGGCCTCCTCCCACGGTCGGGGCGTGGCTAAATCTGCTTTCTCCAGCCTGGCTGGACAGTGCCATCACCCCAGCCCTGGCTGCACAGCCTGGCTCTTTAAGCTTTCTCTCGCTTCTGAATTTCTGTAATCCTGACCTTGAGCCACCCCGGCGCTTCGCCCCTTCGTGCTGTGCGCGCCTTGCTGAAGGATTCGCCATGACCAATCCTATTAGCCGCTGAGCTCCTACGTCTCCGTGCATCCCCAGGAACCAGCTTTACCAAACCACAGTGCCTTTCTGACCCTGAAACGTCCCACCCCTGCCTTCTCCTAATTAAATATCCGCCTCACAgtgcaaggaaggaagggagagagtaaGGGAGGGAATACAGACGgtaaggaggggaaggaagagaaggaagtggaggaagaaaggaaggcaggaagaaggaaggaagagagggaaggaaggtagaaaggtggtagagaagggaaggagaagcagaaaggaaggatgaacggaaggaaggaaggaaa is part of the Felis catus isolate Fca126 chromosome D1, F.catus_Fca126_mat1.0, whole genome shotgun sequence genome and harbors:
- the PLEKHB1 gene encoding pleckstrin homology domain-containing family B member 1 isoform X3, translating into MSPAAPVPPDSTLESPFEEMALVRGGWLWRQSSILRRWKRNWFALWLDGTLGYYHDETAQDEEDRVLIQFNVRSIKIGQECHDVQPPEGRSRDGLLIVNLREGSRLYLCAETKDDAVAWKTALLEANSTPAPTGATVPPRSRRVCPKVRCVTRSWSPCKVERRIWVRVYSPYQDYYEVVTPNAHEATYVRSYYGPPYAGPGVTHVVVREDPCYSAGAPLAMGMLAGAATGAALGSLMWSPCWF
- the PLEKHB1 gene encoding pleckstrin homology domain-containing family B member 1 isoform X4, giving the protein MSPAAPVPPDSTLESPFEEMALVRGGWLWRQSSILRRWKRNWFALWLDGTLGYYHDETAQDEEDRVLIQFNVRSIKIGQECHDVQPPEGRSRDGLLIVNLREGSRLYLCAETKDDAVAWKTALLEANSTPVRVYSPYQDYYEVVTPNAHEATYVRSYYGPPYAGPGVTHVVVREDPCYSAGAPLAMGMLAGAATGAALGSLMWSPCWF
- the PLEKHB1 gene encoding pleckstrin homology domain-containing family B member 1 isoform X2, encoding MALVRGGWLWRQSSILRRWKRNWFALWLDGTLGYYHDETAQDEEDRVLIQFNVRSIKIGQECHDVQPPEGRSRDGLLIVNLREGSRLYLCAETKDDAVAWKTALLEANSTPVRVYSPYQDYYEVVTPNAHEATYVRSYYGPPYAGPGVTHVVVREDPCYSAGAPLAMGMLAGAATGAALGSLMWSPCWF